Genomic window (Cryptococcus deuterogattii R265 chromosome 7, complete sequence):
GGTCGACCTCGCCCTCCTTGAAGGCACATTTTTCCTCGAGAAGAGCGGACAGAGCTCGCATAATGGAGCCTCGTTGAGCGACCTGCTCTTCGGAGAAAAGACCAAGGTCTCGGAacttggagatgaggacCCTGGACTCGGTCTCGAAAGACTTGAGAGTCTTGAGCTTCGCAATGACGGCACTATTTGTTGGTCAGCTTGCTTCCCGATGCAATATCGATAAACTTACGCCTCCTTGGCCTCAACGCCGAGCAACTGAGAGACGACCTTGATCCAGGTGACAGGAGCAGCACCCTGAGCGAGGTAGTCGACTTGAGCGTCGGACATCAAACCAATTTCCTTCCAGGCGGTGATAACTTCGCAGAAGCCAGCGTACCTCATGGTACCTCGGCAAAGGTTCTGGACACCTTCCAAACCGTAGAACTCTCTGAAGACGGTCGAGTCTCGGTTGGGGTAGGCGACGAGGTTGTAAGCGGGGGTGAAGTAGTAAGGCTTGGCGGTACTCATGAGGTCCTTGCCAGCAACCTCAACGACTTTGCCGTCCTCGAGGTACTTGCCGTCGTTGTTGAGGGCCATGAGGACACCGACAGGGGACCAAGAAAACTTGTAACCGAGGGCGTTGTCGGCGGCCTATGTAATTGTTAATGGATGCAGCAACCGTCGTGAAAAACATACGCACAGCAGGCTCAACGAGACCACCACAGAAGCTGTAGAAGCTCTTGATCTTACCAccagccttcttgacctcGTCAAAGACCTTGACAGCCCACAAGTGGTCAACTCCGGGGTCGACACCGATCTCGTTGAAGCAGATCAAACCAGCATCCTTGAACTTCTGCTCGAGGGCACGCATTTGGGGGTTAATGTAAGAGGTAGTGACTACGTGGGCCTTCTCTTCAAGCGCAGCCTCCATGACCTGGGCGTGGTGGGTGTAAGGGATCAAGCTGACAACAACGTCGTGACCCCTGATAGCCTGTCGGAGAGCGTCAGTAGAGGAGACGTCAACAGATATGGGAGTGGCATTGGGGAAGCGGGAAGCGAGGTTCTCTGCAGTAGCGAGAGTTCGGCAAGCGATGGTGAGCTCGTGGTTGTGTCGGGCGATGTAATCGGCGGCAGGGCCAGCAACAAGACCGGAACCAAGGAGAagcaccttcttcttggtagAGGTAGGGGTGGATCGAGCACCGCTGAACTTAGGCAAGACGTTGACGCCGTCCTCAAGCATGGCACGACCGAACTCGGGAATAGTAAAGGCAGCTCGGTGGACCTCAGAGTTGTAGTACCTGGTGTCGGGAACAGCACGGAGGGGAATGGTGAGGTCTCGAGTAGAGTCCTTGGTGCACACCATGATACCGATCTGACCGGCGGGGTAGGTGGGGATGGTGGTGAAACCGTACTTGACGAcagggaagaggttggagCAAGTCTCCTTGAGGGTCTTAATGAGTGGGAGGTGGACCCACAAGCACTCAGCCTGGGTAGAGACGGAACCACCTTCCTTAAGAGCTTCCttgaggagctggaagTAAGGAGGCTGGAAGAGAGCCTCGGCGGGACCGACGGGGTCAGAGGAGTCGGTGATGATAACGTCGTACTCGTTTTTGTGCTCGGGAAGGAACTTGAAACCGTCACCAATGTGAACTTCAACTCGGGGGTCTTTGTAGCAGTTAGACATGAGGGGGAGCCACTGCTTAGAGACTCGGATGACAGCCTGGCGAACGTGAGTTAGACGACATACAACGATGAGTGCAGGTAATACCCACCTCGTCAATGTCACAGAGAGTGACCTTCTTGACGGACTTGTGCTTGAGAACCTCTCGAATGACACCACCGTCACCACCGCCGATAACAAGAACGTTCTCGGGGTTCGGGTGCGAAGCCATAGGGAGATGAGTGATCATCTCCTGATAACTGTTCAACGTCAACACTTCTGATCTCTGCACTAGGGTAGAAACGTCACTCACGAGAACTCATCACGCTCAGTGGCCTGAATGACACCGTCGAGCACGAGGACATTACCGTAGGTCTCGGACTCGAAGACAAGAACATCCTAGCAGGCAACTCTCAACATTTTCTTCTCGCAATACAGCATGTGACTCACCTGGAAGAGGGACTTCTCCTTGTGCAAGACCTGCTTGACCCTGTCAGACGCATTAGTACACCCGCAATTCCCTCCATGGCATTCAAGCTCACTTGAGGGTCATAGCCTGACCTATTGTTAATTCTCAGCAAGAAAGCTTCATGAAAGGACCAACGTCGACTCACCAGGCCATTGGGTGTTGATCTCCCTGAACCAGCCGTCTGCAATATTTCATGTCaatttcatctcttccgaTGATCTTATGAGAGGCATTTCACAGACGACGTACCGACGATGTTAGGGTGAGATTGAGAGACAGCCATGGTGAATATATTTTGCTTGGGAAAAGAGtaaaaggtcaagaagggAAACCAACAAGTCTGGCTCATCGGGGGCTCTCAGTGCAGACCCCGACAAAGAAaatcctcctttctttttctgtagCGGCTTTCGCCGATGTTACATTTATTTAATAAGTGGGTATTAACTTAGCTGAGTTAGAAAATTCAATGAATACATTCTCTATGTACGTACATATTGCTTAAAGCCGGATTGACCTATGCTGAGTTCTCTATTCTATGTAAATCGAGTATTTCGGACGTGCCCCGAATCCAAAGACGAGTGAGTGCTGTTATGATAATAATTCCCTACAAGATTATTTCGGCTGGATTTTGGTGGCAGAAGCAAGGCGATTTATGCATTATCAGTCTCTAAGATGGAGTTATATATAGTGATAAAAGTAGGGTGCAAAGACCAATTGTACTCAGTTATGCATTTCAAATCATTTGGCAAGTTCCCAGTCTAATCTTATGGACTCTGCTGTGTATTCTTGAAAATTTACATGTCCATCTGCAAGGAAGCGGACTACGTATGAGGTGTAACATTGACTCATGATCATGTTGCTTGATATCATACTAATGCTGATGCAACACATTATTACTTGCgtgaagaaaaaaagtgaAGATGTAAACTAAAATCAATCGTGCTCGGTACACATGCTAGTCAAACGTATCATTCTAAGAAAGCATAACTCCAATGTCCATTATCATCAATCTTCTACATCCCCTTTCGCTTAAGCCATCCTCCCGGCCTTGCTCACCCCGAAAAAACCCTTCaaccctttcttcttcttctccatctctccaaccCCTGTCATATTGCCTATACTGTTCATACtacccatacccatcatCGGGTGGCCATACATTGTTTGGATTgccctctgcttctccaccttcgGTCCCGACCCTCTCTGATCAAGGGATGCCCGACCACCATAGCCGTGGCCCGGGGCATAAGACCCAGTGGGTTGAAActgctgttgttggtggAAACGTTGGGGGTACTGCCGATAGCTTGGTTGAGCTACAGGTTGGGGCTGGGGATAACTATAGAACGAAGCCTTGCTTTGAGACAATTCTTTGTCAGGGAAAACAGCCGTGAATGAGTCTGGGGATGCAGTGGACTCTTTGGGCTGGACAATATGCAAGTTGTCATTTGATCCCGGAGGTGGTAGCGGGGGAAGGTTCTTGTACCTGttgggagaaagagaaccGCCAGTGTCAATACTACTAGATCTAATATGTTGCTGGTGGTTAAAGAATGCGTTGGCATTACTATAATTGACGGGCGGTGGAGTCTCAAGCATAGTCTGGCTAGAGGCTGTGAGAGACGTGCTAGTCTTGTTATGAGGTCGGGCTGCACCAGGACGCACAGGCGCAGGCTCGTCGCAAAACAAGCTATCACCATTCGCACCATTAGCATTAGAAAGAACCTCGACAACGCTGCGCCTGTCTTCTCCCATTTCCCCAATAGTGGCGCTCCTACGGTTTCCACCAGACGCATAGCTTTCCCGTTTCGCAGCGCTTGTAGTAGTGGCAAACTTTGAACTCCCGGGACTTGCGGACTGGCCCATGCTCACATCGGAAGTGGAAGTGTTGCCCAAGGGAGCAGAGACTGATCGAGAGCCGTAGAGATTAGAGGCGGAAAGTCGGTTACTAACTGATTCCTGACCATCGGTAAACATTGAGCTGGACGAGCCACTGGCGGTCCGAGCGTGTCCGCggtcaccaccacctcggACAAGGACAGAAATtgggggtggaggtgccAGAGGTGTCTCGGGCGCAGAGGGTGAGCCGAATGCGGAGGGTTGAGGATTGTACTCTTGGATATTTAATGACTGGCGATAATTTGACAAATTAGGGGACTCCGCCTTGGAGTTTTTCCTTGCTCCTTTAggcttcatcttcttgaagaATCCCTTaatacccttcttcttccccgcCTTCCTACCGTCCTCCATATCACTCTCGCCGCCGGTATGGACTTGTGACAAGCGTGATTGGCTAATAACCCGAGATATACGAGGCTCGTGGTCTAAAACAGACGACCCTAGGGAATCTcggctgaagaaggaaggtcTGGTTGGGGAAGCAAGGGAAACCGCTCGAGGATAAACTTGGGATGTAGTCCTGTTACGTCGCTCGCTATCAAGACCAACGCTGCGAACATACATCAGCTTCCCATTTATGAAAGAATAAAAAGAGGAATGAAAATAACTTACTGCATGTCAATCATACTGCCGCTTCCACCCTGACTCCCACCAAAGAAACTCGTAACACTTCCACCCCATCGGCCCCATAAACTTTTCCTCTGCCCGGGTGCACTACCCATGCTGCCATGCTCCtcacttccctcccttGCCGCAGCTGCACCTGCCCTCACGGCGAACGAGAATGGCCGGAGACCCTGAGGTCGATCCGGAGTCCAAAGATCATCGTCGTTaatccttttcccattgtCATCGGTCCTACAAACATTGGTATTGATAGCCAACGGCTCAAGCGCACCCGGCGAACTTGTATTCTTCGAGTGGCCCCTCTTTTTTACACTGCTTGAATTGGGACCTCCGGGAATAAGAATCTCTCTGGCAGGTTCACGGTGAGGGAGATAATGCGTCATAGGCCTTTGCGTATTGGATCTAGGAGGCGTATTGGGAGCAATAGAAGAGGCAAGAAGGCCTGCCGGCGATGATGGACTTTGTCGAAGGCCGCCAATTTGCTCTGGAAGAAGCGGCTGGCGGAAACTGTAAGAAGCTGAGGACATGGTCCCTGTGGGGAGCCTGCCTTCGTGGTtcgaaagagaagaatggcaTGAGACGTCATCGGGGAAGGCGAAGTGTCCTAAACGTTGAGCTTCGGCGCGGATCTCCAGCACAAGAAGCCATTGGTTTCGAAGAAAGTCTTGCAGCTTTTGATATCTATGGGCTGACGCAGAAGGGAACTACAAGGAATCGCTTAGTCGCGGATCAAGTTGACTTGAATAAACTCACTTTTGCCATGATTGACTTTATACCTTCCTCTGTTAAAAAtcctccctttcctcccctAAAGCCAGCAGGTAACCCATCTCCGTCtcgcccttcctcccatgAGAAACCCCGCCATCCGACTTCTTTGCTAACTCTCCAGTCTACTTCCTTGCGCTGTGCTTTCACTGCCTGCTTTCTAcgtctctcttcctccctaTGTCTTCTCGCTTCCGGCCCATCGTTCCCCCCGTTTTGAGAGAATTCatctgatgatgatgtatcATCCATGTCAATTACACTTCTAAACTTTCCATGGGCTGTCGAAGTCTCCGCAGAATCTAGGTTGCGCATAGACTTTAAgagatcttcttcacgcCATACCAACTCTTTAAACCCAGCATCACTTTCACGATCCCATACATTTTCACCCTGCACATCGACGTCTGCCAAATCCCGGTCCCGCATCATACATTCCAAGCAAACCTCTTCCTGAAGTTTTCGGCTTGGCCCAGCACCATTTGCCGGGGCGAGTGGAGGGCCCAAACCGACCTCGGGTTTAGGTTGCTGAATCTGAGGTTGGGGAGGGCCTTGAGGTTGGCGAATGGGATTAGAAGACGGATAGGGTCCTGCATCGCTTATTCCCGGAATGATAGGTAAGCTAGATGCAGACTTTTCTGGTTGATGTTTCTGATTGAATGCTGGCCGCACCTGCTGCTGCGTGGGCGGTTGCATAGGCTTTGATGAAGCAGGAAGTTCAGTTCGTACGACGTTGAGAGGCGGCAAGCTTGACGATGGCGCGGGAGACAGTTGCGGCAGTGGCTGGGTACGAACAGGaacagatgaagaggccGGTTCAACATGAGACTCCATTTTTGGAGGCCGAGGCAATGATCTTCTGGCGGTGGGAGACGAAGGCGATGAATTTTTAAGGTCAGCGGATGCGGgtttcttctccagccGTCTTGGACTGTTGGGCTTTTGTTCAAGTGCAGGGGTAGGTTGTGGCTCTGGCATAAGGATGGAGCCGCGCTCTATTGAGCTAGGCTTGTCCTCAATTGGTTCCGGGGAGGCGACACGGGGAGGTGTAGTAGAATCTGACACGTTGACAGGGCTCGGTTCGTGAGTGGTGGTGGACTGAATAACTGTGCGACGACGAGCGATGCTGGGTGAATTTTTGAATATAGGAGATAAAGGTAGGTCAATGTCCGAGGCGGAGGGAGTCAGGGGCCCTGGAACGTGGATGGTGAGAGAATGACTCAGAGGACGCTGGTAGCTGCGGTCTGTGGATGTGGGGAGACTGTCTGAAAGGCTGGCGTATGCGATCGCGGCGAGGGCAGAGGACGGGCGGTGGAAGccggagaaggaagaggtgggagagggcGGTGGGAGGGGAGATATGGGAGG
Coding sequences:
- a CDS encoding spermidine synthase: MAVSQSHPNIVDGWFREINTQWPGQAMTLKVKQVLHKEKSLFQDVLVFESETYGNVLVLDGVIQATERDEFSYQEMITHLPMASHPNPENVLVIGGGDGGVIREVLKHKSVKKVTLCDIDEAVIRVSKQWLPLMSNCYKDPRVEVHIGDGFKFLPEHKNEYDVIITDSSDPVGPAEALFQPPYFQLLKEALKEGGSVSTQAECLWVHLPLIKTLKETCSNLFPVVKYGFTTIPTYPAGQIGIMVCTKDSTRDLTIPLRAVPDTRYYNSEVHRAAFTIPEFGRAMLEDGVNVLPKFSGARSTPTSTKKKVLLLGSGLVAGPAADYIARHNHELTIACRTLATAENLASRFPNATPISVDVSSTDALRQAIRGHDVVVSLIPYTHHAQVMEAALEEKAHVVTTSYINPQMRALEQKFKDAGLICFNEIGVDPGVDHLWAVKVFDEVKKAGGKIKSFYSFCGGLVEPAAADNALGYKFSWSPVGVLMALNNDGKYLEDGKVVEVAGKDLMSTAKPYYFTPAYNLVAYPNRDSTVFREFYGLEGVQNLCRGTMRYAGFCEVITAWKEIGLMSDAQVDYLAQGAAPVTWIKVVSQLLGVEAKEAAVIAKLKTLKSFETESRVLISKFRDLGLFSEEQVAQRGSIMRALSALLEEKCAFKEGEVDLVLLQHTFEIINADGSEQTITSSLEAYGDRNGGPSAMAKLVGVPCGMAVQFILEGVLTKPGVFAPYDEETCKLFRERLEKEEGITMVEKLV